The Gossypium hirsutum isolate 1008001.06 chromosome D06, Gossypium_hirsutum_v2.1, whole genome shotgun sequence genome contains the following window.
CACACTCCGTTGGAGCTGCTTAGAAGCTAGTAGTATTGTTGTAAGCTTAGTTCATCTCTTTCTTTGCCGTGTTTCATTTTTAGACTGCAACTTTCTCTTCTTTCCCCCTCTCTTGTAAGTTAAGCAGATTTTATGTTGCTATAGtgatttgggttttctttttccGTTTTATTCTTTTTTACAGAAAGAAGTGTTGCTTTTGATGAATTGGGTATCGATATTTCTATGGTTTTTGCTCTTTTTGTCCAAAGAAGTTGCTTTTTCAACCGAGGATTGCATTTAGGTAAGCAATTCTCTTGCCCAAATAGTGAAGACATTGTATTCAGAGCGATTTGTGTTAATTTAAAGCATAGAAGATGGAAATTCTTGGATCAAGTGTTCCCAAGTCTTACAAATGCATTGGTGAGTCGTGTTGTTGGCGAGTTTCAGAACTCACCTCAGTTAGCCTTGGAATTTTACGATTGGTTTGGGGAGAAAAAAGGGTTCCCACTCTCATTGACATCGCGTTGTGCTCTAATTCATGTGTTGGTCAAGTCGAGGCGATTCGATGATGCATTGTCTATAATGGAGAAATTAATACATGTAGATGGAATGACCCCAATGGAAGTTTTGGATGGTTTGTTGGATAGTTATGAAATTTGTAAGTCATGTCCAGCCGTCTTTGATGCATTGGTTAGAGCTTGCACTCGATGTGGTGCAACCGAAGGTGCTTACTTAGTTATTAAGAAGTTGAGAATGGAGGGCCGTCTTGTTACTATTCATGCTTGGAATAATTTTTTGAGTCAACTATTGAAGTTAAATGAAATTGTTAGATTTTGGAACATGTATAAGGAAATAATTTCTTACGGgtatattgagaatttgaataCTTTTAACTTGGTTGTATATGCTCTTTGTAAGGAATGTAAATTGCTAGAAGCTATTTCAACATTTTATCGGATGTTGAAGAGTGGGATCCTGCCTAATATTGTTACTTTCAACATGATAATAGATGGAGCTTGTAGGGTGGGTGGCATAGAGCTTGCTTTGAAGCTAGTTGAAAAGATGGGAGTAATGTCAGAGAACTTTGTTTCGCCCAACACCGTAACTTATAATTCTATCATTAACGGGTTTTGCAAATTAGGTAAAGTTGCGTTTGCAGAAGAAGTCCTTAATGATATGATTAAGGCAGGTGTCAAGCCTGATGTAAGGTCTTATGCAGCAATGATAGATGGTTATGCACGAGGAGGGTGTTTGGAGGAGGCATTAAGATTGTGTGATGAAATGGTGGAAAGGGGCTTGATGCCTAATACAGTTGTTTATAATTCAATCCTCCATTGGCTTTACTCAGAAGGTGATATCGGGGGATCTTCTTTAGTATTATCGGACATGATTGACAAGCATGTATTCCCTGATCAATTCACCTACTCTACTCTTATACAGGGGCTTTGCAGAAATGGATATGTGATGCAAGCTTTTAAATTTCATTGCCAGATTATGGAAAAGAATGTCATTGAAGACACATTCTCACACAATATTCTCATCAATTACCTTTGTAAAAGCAATGATTTATCAGGAGCCATGCAACTTGTGGGTAGCATGTTCATCCGTGGTTTAATTCCAGACTTGGTCACCTATGGTGCTTTAATTGATGGGTATTGCAAGGAAGGGAAACTAGGAAGTGCTGTTTGGGTCTACGAAAAGATGAAGGTGGAGAAAAAGCCCAACATAGTGATATATAACTCTATTCTTAATGGATTGTGCAAGGAGATGTCAATGGATGCTGCAAGACGGATGATAGATTCATTAAAGAGTCTGGGTTTACCTGATGCTATAACATATAATACTCTCATTAACGGTTATTGCAGCTGTGGTAATATGGACGAGGCATTTTCTCTGTTAATGGAGATGCGAAAGGTAGGGAGGTTTGTAAACACAGTAACTTACAATACATTGATAAACTTTCTTTGCAAGTGTGGGTGCATTCAACAAGCAAAAGAACTAACGAAGAGAATGGTTCTAGAGGGCCTGATTCCTGATTTTATAACATACGCGATGCTCATTACATGTTCTGCTAAGAATTGTAGCGCAGATGAAGTTATTGAATTGCATGACTCCATGGTGCTTAACGGAGTGGTTCCTTACCGACAGACGTATCAAGCTATTGTCAGACCCCTCCTTGGGGAAGAAAATGAGGAGACAAgagtttagtttttatattttcttactCATGTTAGTTCAGTTGCCTTTGATTTTTCCCCCCCTTCATTCTTATTCATTGTCATCAGATAACGAACAACTGAGAACTTTTTCTTTATGTCAAATAAATATAGGGATTTCGCCTATGGTGTGGATTGTAGCCAATTATGCAGCTGTCGAACACGACAGGTTGCTAATTTATGCCATTGTATGTATTATTAAGTGAAATTTTCTACTCGAAAAACAGTTTTAGGAAAAGATGATGTTATGATGATTGTTTCTGTTTTGTTTATAAGTTGGATATGCATTCAGGGGCCTGGAAGTTCTTGAATTGGCCTGTTCTTTCCTTTCTCATTACCTAGAGCTCTAAATCTCATAGGTTCAAAGGAGTAGACATTGACAGTTAAAAGCTCTTGCAACACTGATCTAGGAAGATGATGGAGCATTTCGGTTCTGATGCAAGATGTTTCGACCTGTTAAATTGGAATTGATCTTCTGCATAATTTTGACTAATGATGTATCG
Protein-coding sequences here:
- the LOC107901955 gene encoding pentatricopeptide repeat-containing protein At1g11710, mitochondrial; its protein translation is MVFALFVQRSCFFNRGLHLGKQFSCPNSEDIVFRAICVNLKHRRWKFLDQVFPSLTNALVSRVVGEFQNSPQLALEFYDWFGEKKGFPLSLTSRCALIHVLVKSRRFDDALSIMEKLIHVDGMTPMEVLDGLLDSYEICKSCPAVFDALVRACTRCGATEGAYLVIKKLRMEGRLVTIHAWNNFLSQLLKLNEIVRFWNMYKEIISYGYIENLNTFNLVVYALCKECKLLEAISTFYRMLKSGILPNIVTFNMIIDGACRVGGIELALKLVEKMGVMSENFVSPNTVTYNSIINGFCKLGKVAFAEEVLNDMIKAGVKPDVRSYAAMIDGYARGGCLEEALRLCDEMVERGLMPNTVVYNSILHWLYSEGDIGGSSLVLSDMIDKHVFPDQFTYSTLIQGLCRNGYVMQAFKFHCQIMEKNVIEDTFSHNILINYLCKSNDLSGAMQLVGSMFIRGLIPDLVTYGALIDGYCKEGKLGSAVWVYEKMKVEKKPNIVIYNSILNGLCKEMSMDAARRMIDSLKSLGLPDAITYNTLINGYCSCGNMDEAFSLLMEMRKVGRFVNTVTYNTLINFLCKCGCIQQAKELTKRMVLEGLIPDFITYAMLITCSAKNCSADEVIELHDSMVLNGVVPYRQTYQAIVRPLLGEENEETRV